From a region of the Triticum aestivum cultivar Chinese Spring chromosome 7D, IWGSC CS RefSeq v2.1, whole genome shotgun sequence genome:
- the LOC123163801 gene encoding auxin response factor 16, producing MKDQGSAGVSPGPPEGEKKAINSELWHACSGPLVAMPPVGSLVVYFPQGHSEQVAASMHKEVDIIPNYPSLPSKLICKLLSLTLHADSETDEVYAQMTLQPVNKYDRDAMLASELGLKQNKQPVEFFCKTLTASDTSTHGGFSVPRRAAEKIFPPLDFTMQPPAQELMAKDLHDIPWKFRHIFRGQPKRHLLTTGWSVFVSTKRLLAGDSVLFIRDEKSQLLLGIRRATRPQPALSSSVLSSDSMHIGILAAAAHAAANSSPFTIFYNPRASPSEFVIPLAKYNKALYTQVSLGMRFRMLFETEDSGVRRYMGTITGIGDLDPVRWKNSHWRNLQVGWDESTASERRTRVSIWEIEPVATPFYICPPPFFRPKLPKQPGMPDDEGEVDSAFKRAMPWLGDDFALKDVQSQLFPGLSLVQWMAMQQNPQMLPAGAPAVQAPYLNSSAMAMQDGMGTGNDDLMRRFNMQGQNIGLPNSQVGSKMDHPAMAQHQQQSHQLQQQQQVQQSQQSSAVQQQQAQLLQQNAIHLQQQQEHLQRQQSLPQQQQEHLQRQQSQPQQQLKTAASMPSMEQHKLREQQPQGGQAVSQAQMLSQIFQPSSSQLQQLGLPKSPTQRPGFPGLPTASSLQQPALGQAPQVQQAAEYQQALLQSQQQQLQQLSQPEMQLQLLQKIQQQNMLSQLNPQHQSQLMQQLSQKNQEYLQQQILQHQLSGSDAMVQFKQSHQTPSNNITGSLTPQQLVRSHSALAESEDPSSSTAPSASRLSPMNSLSRTHQGSRNLTDMTTSPHIDNLLQEIQSKPDNRNKNDMQSSKEAIPVPNRYPVSDQLDASSATSFCLDESPREGFSFPPVCLDSNAQVDPRDNFLIAENVDSLMPDALLSRGMGSGKDICNLPSGQRDHREVDNELSSAAFSSQSFGVPDISFKPGCSGDIAVNDGGMPSQGLWNNQTQRMRTFTKVQKRGSVGRSIDITRYTNYDELRHDLACMFGIQGQLEDPYRMDWKLVYVDHENDILLVGDDPWEEFVSCVKSIKILSSVEVQQMSLDGDLGGIPSQTQACSASDDANAWRGS from the exons ATGAAGGACCAGGGATCGGCCGGCGTCTCGCCCGGCCCGCCGGAGG GGGAGAAGAAGGCCATCAACTCGGAGCTGTGGCATGCCTGTTCCGGGCCTCTGGTGGCGATGCCGCCGGTGGGCAGCCTCGTCGTCTACTTTCCACAGGGCCACAGCGAGCAG GTCGCCGCTTCGATGCACAAGGAGGTGGACATCATCCCCAATTACCCTTCCCTTCCTTCTAAGCTGATCTGCAAGCTTCTGAGCCTCACCCTACAT GCAGATTCTGAAACGGACGAAGTTTATGCTCAGATGACGCTTCAGCCTGTTAACAAA TATGATCGGGACGCAATGCTGGCATCTGAACTTGGTCTGAAGCAAAACAAGCAGCCGGTGGAGTTCTTTTGCAAGACGCTGACGGCGAGCGACACAAGTACTCATGGTGGATTCTCGGTGCCACGTCGTGCGGCGGAAAAAATATTCCCACCACTA GACTTTACGATGCAACCACCCGCTCAAGAGCTGATGGCCAAGGATCTTCATGACATTCCATGGAAATTCCGACACATTTTTCGAG GTCAACCAAAGAGACACCTTTTGACAACTGGTTGGAGTGTCTTTGTCAGTACAAAAAGGCTTTTAGCTGGTGATTCAGTTCTCTTTATAAG GGATGAGAAATCTCAGCTTCTCTTAGGCATACGGCGTGCTACAAGACCTCAGCCAGCTTTATCATCGTCAGTTTTATCGAGCGACAGCATGCACATTGGGATTCTAGCAGCAGCAGCCCACGCTGCCGCAAACAGTAGTCCTTTTACTATTTTCTACAATCCAAG GGCGAGTCCATCAGAATTTGTCATCCCTTTAGCAAAATATAACAAGGCTCTGTATACACAAGTTTCTCTCGGGATGCGGTTCAGGATGCTGTTCGAGACTGAGGATTCGGGGGTCCGAAGGTACATGGGCACGATCACGGGTATTGGTGACTTGGATCCAGTGCGGTGGAAAAATTCTCATTGGCGGAACCTTCAG GTTGGCTGGGATGAATCAACTGCATCTGAGAGGCGCACTCGTGTTTCGATATGGGAGATTGAACCAGTTGCCACACCTTTTTATATTTGTCCACCACCATTTTTCAGGCCAAAACTTCCTAAGCAGCCAGGAATGCCAG ATGATGAAGGCGAGGTTGATAGTGCTTTCAAAAGAGCCATGCCATGGCTTGGTGATGACTTTGCCCTAAAAGATGTCCAAAGTCAATTATTTCCAGGCCTGAGCTTAGTTCAATGGATGGCTATGCAGCAGAATCCTCAGATGCTACCAGCTGGTGCCCCAGCTGTGCAGGCGCCGTACTTGAACTCCAGTGCAATGGCTATGCAGGATGGGATGGGCACTGGCAATGACGACCTGATGAGAAGATTCAATATGCAAGGCCAAAATATTGGTTTACCTAACTCACAGGTTGGCTCAAAAATGGACCACCCCGCAATGGCTCAACATCAACAGCAGTCCCACCAACTACAACAACAGCAGCAGGTCCAGCAATCACAGCAAAGTTCTGCGGTTCAGCAACAGCAAGCCCAATTGCTACAGCAGAATGCCATTCATCTCCAGCAGCAGCAAGAACATCTCCAACGTCAGCAGTCACTGCCACAGCAGCAGCAAGAACATCTCCAGAGGCAGCAGTCACAGCCACAGCAGCAGTTGAAGACCGCTGCAAGTATGCCGTCAATGGAGCAGCATAAGCTGAGAGAACAACAGCCCCAAGGTGGACAGGCTGTTTCGCAAGCACAAATGTTGAGCCAGATTTTCCAGCCATCTTCCTCTCAGCTACAACAGTTGGGTTTACCAAAGTCGCCTACCCAGCGCCCAGGATTTCCAGGTTTACCAACTGCGTCTTCTTTGCAGCAGCCAGCTCTAGGCCAGGCACCACAGGTCCAGCAAGCAGCAGAATATCAGCAGGCCCTTTTACAGAGCCAGCAACAGCAGTTACAACAACTGTCACAACCAGAAATGCAGCTCCAGCTGCTTCAAAAGATCCAGCAGCAAAATATGTTATCTCAACTGAACCCGCAGCATCAGTCGCAATTGATGCAACAGTTATCTCAGAAAAATCAGGAATATCTCCAGCAACAGATTTTGCAACACCAGCTGAGCGGCTCTGATGCTATGGTCCAGTTCAAACAATCACATCAAACACCTTCAAACAACATCACAGGATCTCTGACGCCCCAGCAGCTTGTAAGGTCTCACTCAGCACTTGCCGAGAGCGAGGATCCATCAAGCTCAACTGCTCCATCTGCCAGTCGTCTTTCTCCAATGAATTCATTGAGCAGAACACACCAAGGGAGCAGAAACTTAACTGACATGACAACATCGCCACATATTGACAACTTGCTTCAGGAAATTCAAAGCAAGCCAGATAACCGAAACAAGAATGATATGCAGAGTAGCAAAGAAGCGATCCCTGTACCAAATCGATACCCAGTTTCAGATCAACTGGATGCGTCATCTGCCACGTCCTTTTGTTTAGATGAGAGCCCACGAGAAGGCTTTTCCTTTCCCCCAGTTTGTTTGGACAGCAATGCTCAAGTCGACCCAAGGGATAACTTTCTTATTGCGGAAAATGTGGATTCACTGATGCCGGATGCCCTGTTGTCAAGAGGGATGGGTTCCGGAAAGGATATTTGCAATCTTCCTTCTGGGCAAAGGGATCACAGGGAGGTTGATAATGAGCTATCCTCTGCTGCATTCAGTTCCCAGTCATTTGGTGTGCCTGACATATCCTTCAAGCCTGGATGTTCAGGTGATATTGCTGTTAATGATGGTGGAATGCCAAGCCAAGGATTGTGGAATAATCAAACACAGCGGATGAGAACTTTCACAAAG GTTCAAAAGCGTGGATCTGTGGGGAGATCAATCGACATCACACGGTATACAAATTATGATGAACTTCGGCATGATCTTGCATGCATGTTTGGTATTCAAGGCCAGCTTGAAGATCCGTACAGAATGGACTGGAAGCTAGTCTATGTTGATCATGAAAACGACATCCTCCTTGTTGGGGATGACCCATGGGA GGAGTTTGTGAGCTGTGTGAAGAGCATCAAAATATTATCATCTGTTGAAGTGCAACAGATGAGTTTGGATGGCGACCTTGGCGGTATCCCTTCACAAACACAAGCCTGTAGTGCTTCCGATGATGCAAATGCATGGAGAGGAtcctga